One region of Aminobacterium colombiense DSM 12261 genomic DNA includes:
- a CDS encoding GntR family transcriptional regulator, with the protein MVNKKCGSDETITSQVVNYIRNQILVSKKYKKGDKIVESKIAEKFNISRAPVREALRRLESHGLVTTIPRRGAFVSAFSVEEMEEIYGLRYLLEGSIYEALVKKELLKESDFSYLSWLIDQMVKIARSEMTPDEKVLAFFKKDIEFHYFTWLKAERPRTMNILSDLYHQLELGMLDDLSNEKNLEEAARNHYKILEFLKSGELEKLNESRSWSLFARRIENIKSKG; encoded by the coding sequence ATGGTCAATAAAAAATGCGGTTCTGATGAAACGATTACATCTCAAGTGGTGAATTACATAAGAAATCAAATTCTTGTCTCAAAGAAGTATAAAAAGGGGGACAAGATAGTTGAGTCCAAAATCGCAGAAAAATTTAATATTAGCCGAGCTCCGGTAAGGGAGGCTCTTCGTCGTCTCGAGAGTCATGGTCTGGTAACCACCATTCCTCGAAGAGGAGCCTTTGTCAGTGCTTTTTCCGTGGAAGAAATGGAAGAGATTTATGGCTTGCGTTACCTTTTGGAAGGGAGCATATATGAGGCTTTGGTTAAAAAAGAACTTCTGAAAGAATCGGATTTCAGTTATCTCTCATGGCTCATTGACCAAATGGTGAAAATAGCACGATCTGAGATGACACCTGATGAAAAGGTTTTGGCCTTTTTTAAAAAAGATATAGAGTTCCATTACTTCACATGGCTCAAAGCAGAACGCCCTCGGACAATGAATATTCTGTCTGACTTGTATCATCAGCTGGAATTGGGAATGCTTGACGATCTTAGCAATGAAAAAAACCTTGAGGAAGCTGCTCGTAATCATTATAAAATCTTGGAATTCTTAAAAAGTGGGGAGCTCGAAAAACTTAATGAGAGCAGATCCTGGAGTCTTTTTGCAAGAAGGATAGAAAACATTAAATCCAAAGGTTAA
- a CDS encoding DctP family TRAP transporter solute-binding subunit, translating to MKLGRFFSTAIVVALIMTFCAFPAMAAAWRLSNQLPPSHFISEGMDCFAQKVAEYSNGKMKVEVFHSAQLFKDTEIVEAVQEGLVELALVPVNKWSGMVLAADVFEMPFIFKDLDSPKKFIESGAGDILDNEFMGKGAKVVFWVDYGLVQFYNSKRPLAKPADFAGLKIRTFSKGTADTVKALGGIPAVMSSSEMYMALQRGTVDGATTGMPAAVSRKIFEVQKYMTLANYTTAQFFVQANLEWWDSLKDEEKEVLLKAGEDAATFIRGSITAAEEKAYNVIKDGGVQIYELNDEERAVFMKATEPVRDAFVKETGEVGKKLMEIVASLD from the coding sequence ATGAAACTTGGGAGATTTTTTTCAACAGCTATTGTAGTAGCACTAATTATGACTTTTTGTGCTTTTCCAGCAATGGCGGCGGCATGGAGACTTTCCAACCAGCTTCCACCATCACACTTCATCTCCGAGGGTATGGATTGCTTTGCCCAGAAAGTTGCAGAGTACTCCAATGGAAAAATGAAAGTCGAGGTTTTTCACTCAGCACAGCTTTTTAAGGATACTGAGATCGTAGAAGCTGTTCAAGAAGGACTTGTTGAGCTGGCCTTGGTACCAGTCAACAAGTGGTCAGGGATGGTTCTCGCAGCTGATGTTTTTGAGATGCCCTTCATTTTCAAAGATCTTGACTCCCCCAAAAAGTTCATAGAGAGCGGTGCAGGAGATATTCTTGACAATGAATTTATGGGCAAGGGAGCAAAGGTTGTTTTTTGGGTAGATTACGGTCTTGTCCAATTCTATAACAGCAAGCGTCCACTAGCGAAACCTGCTGATTTTGCTGGTCTTAAAATAAGAACCTTTAGCAAGGGGACAGCTGATACAGTAAAGGCTCTGGGCGGTATCCCCGCAGTGATGAGCTCTTCTGAAATGTATATGGCTCTTCAGAGAGGCACCGTTGATGGTGCCACCACAGGAATGCCTGCTGCTGTTTCAAGAAAAATATTTGAAGTTCAGAAGTATATGACCCTTGCGAACTATACTACTGCCCAGTTTTTCGTCCAGGCGAACTTGGAATGGTGGGATTCACTTAAGGATGAAGAAAAGGAAGTTCTCCTTAAAGCCGGGGAAGATGCGGCCACATTTATCCGTGGATCAATAACTGCAGCTGAAGAGAAAGCCTATAACGTTATTAAAGATGGTGGAGTTCAGATTTACGAGCTCAATGATGAGGAAAGAGCAGTTTTCATGAAAGCGACAGAGCCTGTAAGGGATGCCTTTGTTAAGGAAACTGGCGAAGTCGGTAAAAAACTCATGGAAATCGTAGCATCCCTTGACTAA
- a CDS encoding TRAP transporter large permease, translating to MLNFLLVIGLLLIILFMGLPVAFSLGSTSVLLIFLYSLPTKIVGTTMFSGMESFTLLSIPLFILMSQILLDGRVGDDLFEVMNAWVRHLPGGLAVATILACAFFSAITGSGAATAATIGMVAYPAMIERGYDKKFTLGLLAAGGTLGILIPPSIPMILYGAITEESVGKLFIAGVIPGLVLTAIFVIYAVIKSMRGGFTPMERTSWPERLAVTRKNIWGIFLPILIIGGIYSGIFTPTEAASVGLIYSLIITVVIYKTIKLKELPEICLKSVGTSCMIAVIIAAAVLFGKVMTMLMIPQKLTQLIIENNLSPLMFILAMNLFMIVLGMILETVSIILLTMPLVTPILFALNIDPIWYAVILTINMTMALITPPVGMNLYVINGLRDDICMSDIIQGVWPFIILMAFMLLLSIAFPQMSLWLPSIMH from the coding sequence ATGCTAAATTTCCTCTTGGTTATAGGCCTTCTTCTTATAATTCTTTTTATGGGACTTCCTGTTGCTTTCTCTCTGGGCTCTACTTCTGTTTTGCTTATATTTCTTTATAGTCTTCCTACCAAGATTGTTGGAACTACAATGTTTTCAGGCATGGAAAGCTTTACCCTTTTGTCCATACCTTTGTTTATTCTGATGAGCCAAATTCTTTTGGATGGAAGGGTCGGAGATGACCTTTTTGAAGTAATGAATGCCTGGGTCAGACATCTTCCTGGGGGACTTGCCGTTGCCACTATCCTTGCCTGTGCTTTCTTTTCAGCCATAACAGGGTCAGGTGCAGCAACAGCTGCTACCATTGGAATGGTGGCATATCCAGCAATGATAGAGAGAGGGTACGATAAAAAATTTACTTTGGGACTTCTTGCTGCCGGGGGAACACTGGGTATTCTGATCCCCCCAAGTATTCCTATGATTCTCTATGGTGCAATTACTGAGGAATCTGTGGGAAAGCTTTTCATTGCAGGAGTGATACCTGGGCTCGTGCTGACCGCCATTTTTGTTATTTATGCTGTAATAAAAAGCATGAGGGGAGGCTTTACTCCCATGGAGAGAACCAGCTGGCCTGAAAGATTAGCGGTAACTCGAAAGAATATCTGGGGAATTTTTCTTCCGATACTTATCATCGGTGGTATCTATAGTGGGATTTTTACCCCCACCGAAGCTGCATCAGTAGGTTTAATCTACAGCCTTATCATTACCGTAGTGATTTACAAAACTATAAAATTGAAGGAACTACCCGAAATCTGTCTGAAATCGGTGGGTACTTCCTGTATGATTGCAGTCATAATTGCTGCAGCAGTCCTCTTTGGTAAGGTCATGACAATGCTTATGATACCGCAAAAATTGACTCAGTTAATTATAGAGAACAATTTGTCGCCTCTTATGTTCATTCTCGCTATGAACCTGTTTATGATAGTACTAGGGATGATACTTGAAACAGTTTCTATCATTTTACTTACCATGCCTTTGGTCACTCCCATTCTCTTTGCTTTGAATATTGACCCAATCTGGTATGCTGTTATCCTCACCATAAACATGACCATGGCATTGATAACACCTCCCGTAGGGATGAATCTTTACGTTATAAATGGTCTGCGCGATGACATCTGCATGTCAGACATCATCCAGG
- a CDS encoding hydroxymethylglutaryl-CoA lyase codes for MMDKQIPHSATIREVCPRDGFQSVRDFIPTEDKVKFINTLVETGISIMEVTSFVSPKAIPQMADAADVMEEFNKRWKDKVDSVVLIPNLRGAENALKVNPDWINFVLSASESHNKANTKRTVAESLEELKRVAAIKGETKLCVSVATAFECPFEGAVDPDNVIRVLDAIFEIGVHGITLADTIGTANPFEVTTTLSKIRGKYGNYPFFLHLHDTHGMALVNTLAALHLGFNCFDSAAGGLGGCPFAPGAAGNVATEDLVNFLEKIGVHTNVDLLKVISAARNMKAYGLKIMSHLSASSVGKESDSCRQL; via the coding sequence ATGATGGACAAGCAGATCCCCCATTCGGCAACCATTCGTGAAGTATGTCCGAGAGACGGTTTTCAAAGTGTTAGGGACTTCATACCTACAGAAGATAAGGTAAAATTCATAAACACCTTGGTTGAAACTGGAATTTCAATAATGGAGGTTACATCCTTTGTAAGCCCTAAAGCCATCCCTCAAATGGCAGACGCAGCGGATGTAATGGAAGAGTTCAACAAGAGATGGAAGGACAAAGTAGATTCTGTAGTGCTTATTCCTAACCTTAGAGGCGCCGAAAACGCTCTTAAAGTTAACCCTGACTGGATCAACTTTGTACTGTCTGCCAGTGAATCTCACAACAAAGCAAACACCAAGAGAACCGTAGCCGAATCTCTAGAAGAGCTCAAAAGGGTAGCAGCAATAAAAGGAGAAACCAAACTATGCGTTTCTGTTGCTACCGCATTTGAATGCCCCTTTGAAGGCGCCGTTGATCCAGATAACGTGATCAGGGTTCTCGATGCCATATTCGAAATAGGAGTGCATGGAATTACACTTGCTGACACTATCGGAACTGCTAATCCATTCGAAGTGACTACGACACTTTCAAAAATCAGAGGAAAATACGGAAACTATCCATTCTTCCTTCACCTTCATGACACCCATGGAATGGCATTGGTGAACACTCTAGCAGCCTTGCATCTGGGATTCAACTGTTTTGATTCTGCTGCAGGAGGACTGGGTGGATGTCCCTTTGCTCCTGGCGCTGCTGGAAATGTTGCCACAGAAGACTTGGTCAATTTCTTAGAGAAAATTGGTGTCCATACTAACGTTGATCTTCTAAAAGTAATTTCTGCTGCAAGGAATATGAAGGCTTATGGCCTTAAAATAATGAGTCATCTTTCGGCAAGCAGTGTCGGGAAAGAAAGCGATAGTTGCCGTCAATTATAG
- a CDS encoding TRAP transporter small permease subunit — translation MFSSLKKLAERLNLLIGYSSGLGILLMGIILFYEVVARYVFNSPTIWAQEISVFIFMWTMLAGAAYTLQVGKHVRIDLLVIRFSEKTQNYLEFFTSIMGMLFSAYVTLQGFEMLKVTLKYNKLSATPLRVPLWIPQLALPVGFGLLTLQFIIILGAKFPTFSGHEKKEGENQC, via the coding sequence TTGTTCTCATCTTTAAAAAAACTTGCAGAAAGGTTAAATCTCCTGATTGGATACAGCAGCGGTTTAGGTATTCTGCTAATGGGGATCATCCTTTTTTATGAAGTTGTAGCAAGGTACGTCTTCAACTCACCAACTATTTGGGCACAAGAAATATCAGTTTTTATCTTCATGTGGACTATGTTAGCAGGTGCTGCCTATACGCTGCAAGTAGGCAAACATGTACGGATAGATCTCTTAGTCATTAGATTTTCAGAAAAGACTCAAAATTACCTTGAATTCTTTACTAGTATCATGGGAATGCTCTTTTCTGCTTATGTAACATTACAGGGTTTTGAAATGTTGAAGGTTACGCTTAAATATAATAAGTTGTCAGCGACGCCGCTGAGAGTTCCACTGTGGATTCCTCAACTTGCCCTTCCTGTGGGATTCGGCCTTCTCACTCTTCAGTTCATAATAATCTTAGGCGCTAAATTTCCTACCTTTAGCGGACATGAAAAAAAGGAGGGGGAAAATCAATGCTAA
- a CDS encoding CaiB/BaiF CoA transferase family protein, with product MGVKGALTNLKVLDLTRVLAGPFCTMMLADMGADVIKIEQAGRGDDTRFMGPFQKGESAYYINLNRNKRGMTLNLKDPVGKELFLKMVKKADIVTENFRPGTMEKLGIGYETLKEVNPRIIYAAISGFGHTGPYKMRPGYDIIAQAMSGLMSTTGWPGGEPTRTGTAMGDVLAGLSCAIGILAAVNSRNITGIGQKVDIALVDSAVASLEIINMIYLVEGRVPQRIGNRYESTYPYDSFKASDGSLVIGAANNKLWQSLCQVIGKPELAEAPEYLEVKDRVGKHEELKVIVEEWTMKHTVQEAFDLINKAGIPCAPIMTIDKIVNDPHIAGDREMFVKTNHPIAGELTITGSHIKLSDTPTSIRTHSPLLGQHNAEILEELLGLDIEKVKELEGKGVL from the coding sequence ATGGGGGTAAAAGGTGCACTAACAAATCTGAAGGTACTAGATCTCACGAGGGTATTGGCTGGGCCTTTCTGCACAATGATGCTTGCCGACATGGGGGCAGATGTTATAAAGATCGAGCAAGCAGGTCGAGGTGATGATACTCGTTTTATGGGCCCCTTTCAAAAGGGTGAAAGTGCCTATTATATAAACCTTAACAGAAATAAAAGGGGAATGACTCTTAATCTTAAAGATCCTGTGGGGAAAGAACTCTTTCTTAAAATGGTCAAGAAAGCAGACATTGTGACAGAAAATTTTCGTCCCGGCACAATGGAAAAACTAGGTATCGGTTATGAAACTCTGAAAGAAGTCAACCCACGCATCATTTATGCCGCTATTTCTGGATTTGGGCATACAGGGCCATACAAAATGCGCCCTGGATATGACATCATAGCCCAAGCTATGAGCGGTCTTATGAGCACTACTGGATGGCCTGGAGGAGAACCGACCCGTACAGGAACTGCAATGGGAGATGTTTTGGCAGGCCTTTCCTGTGCTATTGGCATTCTTGCTGCAGTCAATTCAAGAAATATAACTGGGATAGGCCAGAAAGTCGATATCGCCCTTGTAGACTCTGCAGTAGCGAGCCTCGAGATCATTAACATGATTTATCTTGTTGAAGGAAGGGTTCCACAAAGAATTGGCAATCGTTACGAGTCTACTTATCCTTACGATTCCTTCAAGGCTTCCGACGGTAGTCTTGTAATCGGAGCTGCTAACAATAAACTATGGCAAAGTCTTTGTCAGGTAATAGGAAAACCTGAGTTGGCAGAAGCCCCAGAATACCTTGAAGTCAAAGACCGTGTGGGGAAACACGAAGAACTCAAGGTTATTGTCGAAGAATGGACCATGAAACATACTGTCCAAGAAGCATTTGACTTAATAAATAAGGCTGGAATTCCTTGCGCTCCCATAATGACTATAGATAAAATCGTAAATGACCCCCACATAGCGGGAGACCGGGAAATGTTTGTTAAAACTAACCATCCGATAGCGGGAGAGCTGACGATAACTGGAAGCCATATTAAGCTTTCGGATACCCCCACCTCGATAAGAACTCACTCTCCTCTCCTTGGGCAGCATAATGCCGAGATACTAGAAGAACTTCTTGGCCTTGATATTGAAAAGGTCAAAGAATTAGAAGGGAAAGGTGTTCTTTAA
- a CDS encoding ABC transporter permease: MLGAKLAFRNIKEAGLRTWLNVAVLALTFIVIVGFQGLYTGILAQSSRAMIEDEVAGGQYWHQNYDPYDVLSIDDGHGIVPNGLVQMIENKKAVPILIRQATIYLLGRAQAAELRGIEPSQTILNIPSHTLYGKEGELPILIGKRMAKNKNLSIGDYVTIRWRDVHGTFDAMEGRVVHIMDTQVPTIDSGILWVPLEELRQMTASENEASIVVVSRNIDQIETFPPWHFNTQAFLIRDLTEMIKTKRISASIIYIILLFLGMLAIFDTQVLSIFRRKKEIGTLIALGMTRMQVVMLFTMEGVIQGVLAICVSLIFGMPLLSFLSEKGLSIPQIVEGYGFALSDKLYPIYSAELVLGTMVFLMVIVTIISFLPSSKIAKLQPTEALKGKIS; encoded by the coding sequence ATGCTTGGCGCGAAACTGGCGTTCAGAAACATTAAAGAGGCTGGCCTCAGAACGTGGCTCAATGTGGCTGTTCTTGCCCTGACATTTATTGTTATCGTGGGCTTTCAGGGCCTCTACACAGGCATTCTTGCCCAAAGTTCCAGAGCTATGATTGAAGATGAGGTGGCTGGGGGGCAATACTGGCACCAGAATTACGATCCATACGATGTGCTGTCCATTGATGATGGCCACGGCATTGTCCCAAATGGTCTGGTGCAAATGATAGAAAATAAAAAAGCTGTGCCCATCCTTATCCGTCAGGCGACGATCTATCTTTTGGGGCGAGCCCAGGCTGCGGAGCTTAGAGGCATCGAGCCTTCACAGACAATTTTAAACATTCCTTCCCACACCCTTTATGGTAAAGAGGGCGAATTGCCCATCCTTATAGGTAAAAGAATGGCGAAGAACAAAAACCTTTCCATTGGCGACTATGTGACAATACGCTGGAGGGATGTTCACGGAACCTTTGATGCCATGGAAGGGAGAGTAGTGCACATTATGGACACTCAGGTTCCCACTATTGATAGCGGAATCTTGTGGGTGCCCCTTGAAGAGCTGCGTCAAATGACGGCTTCGGAGAATGAAGCCTCTATAGTCGTCGTTAGCCGGAATATCGACCAGATAGAAACGTTCCCCCCATGGCATTTTAATACGCAGGCCTTTTTAATAAGAGACCTTACCGAAATGATAAAGACGAAACGAATTTCCGCCTCAATTATTTACATAATTTTGTTATTCCTGGGCATGCTCGCAATTTTTGATACACAGGTGCTCTCTATCTTCAGGCGAAAAAAGGAGATTGGAACATTAATAGCCTTAGGCATGACAAGAATGCAGGTAGTTATGCTTTTTACTATGGAAGGCGTGATTCAGGGAGTGCTGGCGATTTGCGTTTCATTGATTTTCGGAATGCCTCTTTTATCTTTCCTCTCTGAAAAGGGGCTGTCTATACCCCAGATAGTAGAGGGATATGGTTTCGCCCTTTCAGATAAACTTTACCCCATATACTCAGCAGAGCTTGTTTTAGGAACAATGGTCTTTCTTATGGTGATCGTAACGATTATCAGCTTTTTGCCCTCGAGCAAAATCGCAAAGCTCCAGCCCACAGAAGCGTTAAAGGGGAAAATATCATGA
- a CDS encoding Ldh family oxidoreductase — protein MKLKKVDAQTLLEFTTEVLKSFGYPQAQADITAKVLVEADARGIPSHGVARLAMYKRNVAGGSARPAAEPEVIHETPVSLSVDGKHGIGPYISKFTMEKCLKKGLESGVCFGSVKDSNHFGIAGYWADMATSRNMIGMAFTNTLKCGIVTGGRERLLGTNPIAVAIPRDNKESFLLDMATTTVAHGKIEVYGRRKKEMPIGWAVDEYGKNSSDARHIEDLILSKEPFGGQLYLGGEGEMLGGHKGYGLALLVELLCSGLSLGTWSRYTFQGGEGSGTAHFFAVFRLDLFGDAEKIKKHVDSILTEIQNSERAPGYDRIYVHGEKEWGNRAVSIKDGVPLDAATCTLLEGFAKDYNIPSLFN, from the coding sequence ATGAAGTTGAAAAAAGTTGATGCTCAGACGTTGCTTGAATTTACCACTGAAGTTCTTAAATCTTTTGGCTACCCGCAGGCCCAGGCTGATATAACCGCAAAGGTTTTGGTTGAAGCTGACGCGAGGGGCATCCCTTCTCATGGGGTTGCGCGCCTTGCGATGTATAAGAGAAATGTAGCGGGAGGATCCGCCAGGCCAGCAGCAGAACCTGAAGTTATTCATGAAACCCCCGTTTCTCTTTCTGTAGACGGGAAACATGGAATAGGACCCTATATATCAAAGTTTACTATGGAGAAGTGCCTGAAAAAGGGGCTTGAATCAGGAGTCTGTTTTGGTTCTGTAAAAGATTCCAACCATTTTGGGATAGCTGGTTATTGGGCTGATATGGCGACATCCCGCAACATGATAGGCATGGCCTTCACGAACACTCTTAAATGCGGCATTGTAACAGGGGGAAGAGAAAGGCTTCTTGGAACAAACCCTATAGCGGTAGCTATACCGAGAGATAATAAAGAATCATTCCTTCTCGATATGGCCACCACAACAGTTGCTCACGGAAAGATTGAAGTGTATGGCAGACGGAAGAAGGAGATGCCTATTGGCTGGGCCGTGGATGAGTATGGTAAAAACTCATCTGATGCCCGTCATATTGAAGATCTTATTCTCTCTAAAGAGCCTTTTGGAGGGCAATTATACCTTGGCGGAGAGGGCGAGATGTTAGGCGGTCACAAAGGATATGGCCTTGCTCTTCTTGTAGAGCTGTTGTGTTCAGGTCTTTCTCTTGGAACCTGGAGCAGGTACACTTTCCAAGGTGGGGAAGGGTCAGGAACCGCCCATTTCTTTGCAGTTTTCAGACTTGATTTGTTTGGAGATGCGGAAAAAATTAAAAAGCATGTTGATTCTATTCTTACTGAAATTCAGAACAGTGAAAGAGCACCGGGCTATGACAGAATCTACGTTCACGGAGAAAAAGAATGGGGGAACAGGGCTGTTTCTATAAAGGATGGAGTTCCTCTTGATGCAGCTACGTGCACTCTTCTTGAGGGCTTTGCCAAGGACTACAACATACCCAGCCTCTTTAATTAA
- a CDS encoding ABC transporter ATP-binding protein, whose product MPIVNIKELTKRYPMGDHTFTALSSVDLEFKKGEFCGLIGPSGSGKTTLLNIIGALDAPSEGSVVVIDRNVENLSHKESAQLRNHHIGFIFQTYNLFPVYNVYENIEFPLLLLKIPQKERKEKIFDALEWLGLTDKIDSRPSQLSGGECQRVAVARAVVKRPELILADEPTANLDSENSYNILEMMVRLNKELETTFIFATHDEKVMKYLRRKIHLFDGRVAQDEIISEGAH is encoded by the coding sequence ATGCCGATAGTGAATATAAAAGAGCTGACAAAGAGGTATCCTATGGGGGATCATACGTTTACGGCTCTCAGCAGCGTCGATCTCGAATTTAAAAAGGGTGAATTCTGCGGATTGATTGGGCCCAGCGGCTCTGGCAAGACTACGCTGTTAAACATTATTGGCGCTCTTGATGCTCCCTCAGAGGGCAGCGTTGTTGTCATAGACAGGAATGTAGAAAACTTGTCCCATAAGGAATCCGCTCAATTGCGGAACCACCATATCGGTTTTATTTTTCAGACGTACAACCTTTTTCCTGTCTATAACGTTTACGAAAATATAGAATTTCCCCTATTGCTTCTTAAAATACCTCAAAAGGAAAGGAAGGAAAAGATATTTGATGCCCTGGAGTGGCTTGGCTTGACAGACAAGATCGATTCGAGGCCTTCGCAGCTTTCTGGAGGGGAGTGTCAGCGGGTGGCGGTGGCCAGGGCCGTAGTGAAACGACCAGAATTGATCTTAGCTGATGAACCTACCGCTAATCTCGACAGTGAAAACTCTTACAATATTTTGGAAATGATGGTGAGGCTCAACAAAGAACTTGAAACCACCTTTATTTTTGCCACCCATGATGAAAAGGTGATGAAATATCTCAGGAGGAAGATCCATTTGTTCGATGGACGGGTCGCGCAGGATGAAATAATTTCTGAAGGAGCCCACTAG
- a CDS encoding outer membrane lipoprotein-sorting protein, producing the protein MKKLILLLLLITHCAIAYGEELSGIGILEKVDANYIADNRKVISTMIVKGSRGMRTMQAQSWVQGMDKAFSEFLSPPRDEGTKMLKLGDELWIYTPTTDRTIKIAGHMLRRSLMGSDISYEDYMEDPKLSNLYDVELVGEESFSNRDCYVLDLIAKEEGLSYHSRKLWVDKENYLPLREDRFAKSGKLLKTFLIDEVFKVQDRWYPKKATVKDALASGEGTEFIIEAIEFNVEIPDYIFSKASLRK; encoded by the coding sequence ATGAAGAAATTGATCCTTTTGTTATTACTGATAACCCACTGTGCCATTGCCTACGGAGAAGAGCTTTCCGGCATTGGCATTCTTGAGAAAGTGGATGCTAACTATATTGCCGATAACCGGAAGGTTATAAGCACCATGATCGTAAAGGGAAGTAGAGGCATGCGAACCATGCAGGCCCAATCCTGGGTGCAGGGTATGGATAAGGCGTTCAGCGAATTCCTTTCCCCTCCTAGGGACGAGGGGACAAAAATGCTCAAGCTTGGCGATGAACTATGGATATATACGCCAACCACAGACCGTACAATTAAAATAGCAGGCCATATGCTCAGGCGTTCTTTGATGGGGTCCGATATATCTTATGAAGATTATATGGAGGATCCCAAATTGAGTAATTTGTATGACGTTGAGCTCGTTGGTGAAGAGAGTTTCAGCAATCGAGACTGTTATGTTCTTGATCTCATTGCCAAAGAAGAAGGGTTGTCGTACCATTCTCGAAAATTGTGGGTAGATAAAGAAAACTATCTTCCTCTGAGAGAGGATCGTTTTGCCAAAAGTGGCAAACTATTAAAAACCTTTTTGATTGACGAGGTTTTCAAAGTTCAAGATCGGTGGTATCCCAAGAAGGCTACGGTTAAAGATGCCCTGGCCTCAGGTGAGGGTACGGAATTTATCATAGAGGCTATTGAATTTAACGTTGAAATACCTGACTACATCTTCTCTAAGGCATCATTGCGAAAATAG
- a CDS encoding ABC transporter permease has translation MIIFILKGLMRDRSRSLFPVLMVTAGVFLTVFLYCFMEGAMGDLISSTAKFDTGHVKVMTKAYKELSDQIPNDLAIMGVEDLLSWLKNNEENMLWTARIRFGGLLDIPDERGETKAQGPAFGLGIDLFGENTPEKELFNIEKSIVRGHYPSQPNEILISDEFAKKLGVDIGGTVTLIGSTMYGSMAFYNFKVAGTVFFGMIPMDRGTVIADIRDVQNALDMADSASEIVGYTQDMLYSNDRMKKVAQRFNKEFAREDNDFSPLMTSLGQQDNFEEYLRYAGAVASIIVGIFVLAMSIVLWNSGLMNGLRRYGEIGVRLAMGESKGHLYRGMIVESLIIGLIGSILGTALGLAISYYMQYTGIDFGEMMPKSSMFISNVIRAQVTPASYIIGFLPGVFASVLGAMFAGIGIYKRETAQLIKELEI, from the coding sequence ATGATTATTTTTATTCTGAAGGGATTAATGAGAGACCGATCACGCAGCCTGTTCCCCGTTCTTATGGTCACCGCCGGGGTTTTCTTAACTGTATTCCTCTACTGTTTCATGGAAGGAGCCATGGGGGATTTGATAAGCTCCACGGCGAAGTTTGATACGGGCCATGTAAAGGTTATGACAAAAGCATACAAAGAACTCTCAGACCAGATCCCCAATGATTTGGCCATCATGGGAGTAGAAGACCTGCTCTCTTGGCTGAAAAACAATGAAGAGAACATGTTATGGACTGCGAGAATTCGTTTTGGAGGGCTTCTTGATATCCCAGACGAAAGGGGAGAAACGAAGGCTCAGGGTCCCGCCTTTGGCCTGGGAATAGATCTTTTTGGCGAAAACACTCCCGAAAAGGAACTTTTCAATATAGAGAAATCCATTGTGCGAGGCCATTACCCCAGCCAGCCAAACGAAATATTGATAAGCGATGAATTTGCAAAAAAACTTGGTGTGGATATAGGCGGCACCGTGACCCTTATTGGATCAACCATGTATGGATCTATGGCATTTTATAACTTTAAAGTTGCCGGGACGGTGTTTTTCGGCATGATTCCCATGGATAGAGGCACTGTAATCGCTGATATCAGAGATGTGCAAAATGCCCTTGACATGGCGGATAGCGCAAGTGAAATCGTGGGGTATACGCAGGATATGCTTTACTCAAATGATCGTATGAAAAAGGTGGCTCAGCGGTTTAATAAGGAATTTGCAAGGGAAGATAATGATTTTTCTCCTCTAATGACATCCCTTGGTCAGCAGGATAATTTTGAGGAATACTTGCGATATGCTGGAGCCGTAGCAAGTATTATTGTTGGTATTTTTGTTTTGGCCATGTCTATTGTTCTTTGGAACTCTGGTTTGATGAATGGCCTGCGTCGATACGGAGAAATTGGGGTTCGCCTTGCCATGGGTGAATCGAAGGGGCATTTATACCGCGGGATGATAGTTGAATCATTGATCATTGGGCTCATAGGGTCAATTTTAGGAACCGCTTTAGGACTCGCCATTTCGTATTACATGCAATACACGGGAATAGACTTTGGTGAAATGATGCCTAAATCCAGCATGTTCATATCAAATGTCATACGAGCCCAGGTGACGCCAGCCAGTTACATTATAGGATTCTTGCCGGGAGTTTTTGCCTCTGTTCTGGGGGCCATGTTTGCTGGCATAGGCATCTATAAGAGAGAAACGGCCCAACTTATTAAGGAGCTGGAAATATGA